From one Anopheles cruzii chromosome 3, idAnoCruzAS_RS32_06, whole genome shotgun sequence genomic stretch:
- the LOC128271766 gene encoding uncharacterized protein LOC128271766, with protein MKVLTLAVLLGVLCADRGHGFKCYRCSSNSSFEDCSKVVSAIKCEELAGLNGLGGTAMAGMLNVSFACTKVSLDGPLGRQFIKTCIPSLTERQFCTLLTNQTQTLVSGMAVKECKVCHKELCNGAPATEWRPAVLASSVTLTCYLISLLLFK; from the exons ATGAAAGTTCTAACGCTCGCAGTCCTCCTGGGGGTGCTGTGCGCCGATCGAG GCCACGGCTTCAAGTGCTATCGGTGTTCGAGTAACAGCAGCTTCGAGGACTGCTCTAAGGTCGTTAGCGCGATAAAGTGCGAGGAACTGGCGGGGCTCAACGGGCTGGGAGGCACCGCGATGGCCGGCATGCTGAACGTTTCGTTCGCCTGCACCAAAGTCAGTCTCGATGGGCCGTTGGGTCGGCAGTTCATCAAAACCTGCATCCCTAGCCTGACGGAGCGCCAGTTCTGTACGCTGCTCACCAACCAAACGCAAACCCTGGTCAGCGGGATGGCGGTGAAGGAATGCAAGGTATGCCACAAGGAACTGTGCAATGGGGCGCCGGCCACGGAGTGGCGACCTGCGGTGCTCGCTTCGAGTGTGACTTTAACTTGTTATCTGATAAGTTTACtactttttaaataa
- the LOC128274580 gene encoding microtubule-associated protein futsch, with the protein MEQDQVAPVEVNGGAEQHEQHDDGGIDLGGGGGAGSDGPPSILGVGPPSPLTGCYLLIIIGEPHSQDHKDIILQRLIKGFLSWNVGDFHVDLEEELHTITLQALEGDEGKHGERLIQYASENLVTEILIHPQVNTFIQCIRNLLSSFTRHRHIIHTGYTFAGNGSWILQDGTFSVVDFMEAFQEHEVQRVLRAYPDTITMDVHCAPGGQWHTIQDKSFTRLCEIRLNPVDVLSSGSEKLNSFVAYLSSMIVPTEISELLESSDVVGNIRFSHPTLYVFPGGQGDAALFGINGFNMLVDGGFSRKSCFWDFVRHLDRLDAVLMTRINNTNVNGVSSVVERKSEAHVYPQIGHFFCNVPERRGLPSPDGDKDRDPLLVDLLEEGHQIVSNLKSLNLKAQSCYRDSEPVNLYHKVGHGTLDMYVISPARDSREVKDFLAKWNAADQRLFAAKQGKDFAFPLQNLVSICALLVWTPANPDDNITRILFPGSAPEYKILEGLEKMKDVEFMRQPVCPVKSISASLSTQVLVTKKTLKGVSATAAADKILPVARQLEKDNKLFDNKLKMLQQTDNKLAADPTDSSADECKMDGGRLSAKTATTVAKVDSKPRPIRGRAAVAEKKIDNRKLEQQDEKKDSISDVGSDKEEPVAPGSDKKPSLDSEKSLDEALPDGAGEKAKADGVESPKPEEAKEKKAKEDSPTAGPGESAGGPPRSTKKPPSSQRTTSTARSKMDSKTPKVADRKPVAKKQPQEASKSSPTTPKKTPVDQKLLNGSATKAEQGETDVRRVAGTKSAAPAKNPSGKVGKFSPKPTPAKSAKDENNRKVLEARQRPAGVAKPSATARGADKKELGTATKTQAERKPISRRPKGAVSSTAASAASGAGSSPVKGKKVLKSEKDAVIRKAKLDKNGTTDSSLVSTPSADEGGVTKRVLEAAGGEAADGGVTVAAGGDLEALKQQQLAELKEEQEAVREIEAVFNRESAQKAQTLLAEHREVQDSATEPEEEEEYLIIEKEEQYTEDSINELESSATKEEEIQKHQRDSQESEKRKRDSLAEEKEDDGDDEKEVEAEEVAGVLVSGQTAAVVQICEGADTKQEEEGDEKAVPEDQPEGEDEQIDPEAAEKDGQERGESLSPKHKQDLEEEVQEIIASAKEIAKSKMETSMDGLKTEEISSISPDEKMSSTKKTSDTRDENELELEQAEGPKEHLERPHESHHEERVSATVESGATTTAPTLPEDERIPLDEIKEDLVIEEKHVKEETKETDVAAAAAATGPATAADSPSAVAPSEKAGRDATAGSPPAQEPVERPTPAKMQFSAQQAHMRDVVKTPDEVADLPVHEEADLEEADYGGDEKDKTKEKDDEKDRDTAEKEPVEEPIVAATSATATMAATKETDATQHEKTDEQQQQKRQAEKSAESDKPCDTVQATDGKPPSPSPSPLDKDAILRDLESQIIAPDAPVQEKAQKSESVQQLKAQVEEEEPERGDPVPVEEEVIVAQKVVPKVPSPPQTVTSVLDEIWQTPEKAEEKLDELKQLIDDKAKATASELVALKDTMVKTVAESKDEAKDALVDIGQEVEAMTAEAAGEVVKAATEKADTVIGELQSKAKQLDDELKVTAQKMDEKLESAVAGASHVAAKADEALATIVAETSELERMARDLKQEVVAQLDDTKQQLEANLAKEVDKVQEKAKSGISSFFGGITDGIRSGIEKVADKMETKLKDKTDQVEAKLQQVTEKVDQVVAAAEQPSYQAFGYERSYTQELRETHITTVDSPIAEGDKLAELKSLVSIPQDIDEDKELEELENKKTLGTFVIEDVKYSAFEDANLREIKEEEEEDRVSPPQGSEKLGTVSTMPARARTPEDVAKIVANVAEVLKSDKDLEEIIPGFDPQELERKLSQGGPREEDVGTVQRMLVTASSEDGGEETVICPEGTITFSKSATPEPERVSGTTTPEIKVHEEEEDGEEAVEPAATKATSEVSAKSVEEKASPPSSGKSSPDLKTSPTSIEEKDKHELPEKVVPSSVVDGAKKTPEIATAVGDVRKESLADQYDHIDDTRRESAISTFSERDYTKDESSIVDECRDSSRAHSISSHISDLKEDSADLKSVNDFLKESEETLTTEVFADEGKSKELSSPESVTSQRTVSEKEPQGKPKPSDEKEVAKQSEPKGASKPESKEPSRPESVASTPGDDTAAPEKKKAGSRPPSAADAKVDAKTEDKEGSRPASVIDGKPASEKSDTSRPQSVMSDKAPSDKSADLKGEPEKDEVKSTTPVKDVSDQDLKVEQKESSRPTSAASEKDSSRPQSAIDEKAPSEKSVDLKAESKETSRPQSAIDEKAPSEKSLDLKAESKDGSRPASAASEKDSSRPQSAIDEKAPSEFAAGSKTPPTAPISPNVGAKDVPVTGSVGGSVAPPPASSEAKAKDDVSGISTPKESVPSGKSSPGLMSVHTGSTDSASKSLNLGHSSGVETSESSPKPTSPFPKVVDALKVDETRTTSGMSTPDMTRSSTPDMGDSQIERIAPSTAGDSQTTTVTTTTTTKTTTYIVRDGEKIEVDSSVHSDTVSETKQQEVEPAKAPSVAVPGQLTLASTEERSLTEDYDEKDVLSPRSDISSGQASRIVAGWHDEDVPGSPMSVTSQAPLSPSTKYTYDYDLQHSSSGVSKKSEFEIDDSQDDVPPQYGSEEVKSAVPYKPDPMSTSFYGQLPDVTPAASAATATATTRSIPIPIAAGKGKAYVEYASSGDSGGEHVPTGRKYLDEADLDFEKTFRKTDDLMTTSMHFASEKEFMAAAVATTKAAPAAKIEMDFTSTGLPSSVTTTVTAQQSVTVAPPAPATAPAQTQSPAMTQSEPLTQSVATTQPSSSDVKGVLDSWGKPLGLPSPAPLAGEADNKTTPKKERRMLMSKTRLNNEKNLRRRAESPSKAKKHSPVYVDLSYVPHHGNSYYANVEFFKRVRARYYVFSGTEPSREVYNALLEAKQTWEDKELEVTIIPTYDTDVLGYWVSENEELLAKYHIDLSPSAARCTINLQDHETSCSAYRLEF; encoded by the exons GCTTTCTGTCATGGAACGTCGGCGATTTCCATGTCGACCTGGAGGAAGAGCTGCATACCATCACGTTGCAGGCGCTGGAAGGCGACGAAGGAAAGCACG GTGAACGGCTGATTCAGTACGCCAGCGAGAACCTGGTTACGGAGATCCTGATTCACCCGCAAGTCAACACCTTCATCCAGTGCATCCGGAATCTGCTCAGTAGCTTCACGCGACACCGACACATCATCCACACGGGCTACACCTTCGCCGGAAATGGATCCTGGATACTGCAG GATGGAACCTTCTCGGTGGTTGACTTCATGGAGGCGTTCCAGGAGCACGAGGTCCAGCGGGTGCTCCGCGCGTACCCCGATACGATCACGATGGACGTCCACTGTGCCCCCGGCGGCCAGTGGCACACGATTCAGGACAAGTCCTTTACGCGGCTGTGCGAGATTCGCCTCAATCCGGTCGACGTGCTGAGCTCGGGCAGCGAAAAGCTGAACTCCTTCGTCG CTTATCTGTCGTCCATGATCGTCCCGACGGAGATTTCGGAGCTGCTGGAAAGCTCGGACGTCGTCGGCAACATTCGCTTCAGTCACCCGACGCTCTACGTCTTCCCCGGTGGCCAAGGAGACGCCGCCCTGTTCGGAATCAATGGCTTTAACATGTTGG TTGACGGAGGGTTCAGCCGCAAGTCCTGCTTCTGGGACTTTGTGCGCCACCTGGACCGGCTCGATGCGGTGCTGATGACGCGCATCAACAACACCAACGTCAACGGTGTCTCGTCGGTGGTGGAGCGCAAAAGTGAGGCCCACGTGTACCCGCAGATTGGCCACTTCTTCTGCAACGTGCCCGAGCGCCGCGGGTTGCCGAGCCCGGACGGTGACAAGGACCGCGacccgctgctggtggacctGCTCGAGGAGGGCCACCAGATCGTGTCGAATCTGAAGTCGTTGAACCTGAAGGCACAAAGCTGCTACCGCGACTCGGAGCCGGTCAACCTGTACCACAAGGTCGGCCACGGTACGCTCGACATGTACGTGATCAGTCCGGCGCGGGACTCGCGCGAAGTGAAGGACTTCCTGGCCAAGTGGAACGCCGCCGACCAGCGGCTGTTTGCGGCGAAGCAGGGCAAGGACTTTGCCTTTCCGCTCCAGAACCTCGTGTCGATCTGCGCGCTGCTCGTGTGGACACCGGCCAACCCGGACGACAACATCACGCGCATCCTGTTCCCGGGGTCGGCGCCCGAGTACAAGATCCTGGAGGGGCTGGAAAAGATGAAGGACGTCGAGTTTATGCGCCAACCCGTGTGTCCGGTCAAGTCGATCAGTGCCAGCCTCTCGACGCAGGTGCTCGTGACGAAGAAGACCCTGAAGGGGGTctcggcgacggccgccgccgacaagATTCTGCCCGTGGCCCGCCAGCTCGAGAAGGACAACAAACTGTTCGACAACAAGCTGAAGATGCTGCAGCAGACGGACAACAAGCTGGCGGCGGACCCGACCGACAGCTCGGCCGACGAGTGCAAGATGGACGGGGGCCGGCTGAGTGCGAAAACCgcaacgacggtggccaagGTCGACAGTAAACCGCGACCTATTCGGGGAAGGGCTGCCGTCGCGGAGAAGAAGATCGACAACCGGAAGCTCGAGCAGCAGGACGAGAAGAAGGACTCAATCTCGGACGTCGGCTCGGACAAGGAGgaaccggtggcaccgggtTCCGATAAGAAGCCCTCGCTGGACAGCGAGAAGAGCCTCGATGAGGCCCTGCCGGATGGAGCGGGCGAAAAGGCGAAGGCCGATGGCGTCGAATCGCCGAAACCGGAAGAAGCGAAGGAGAAGAAAGCGAAGGAAGACTCTCCGACCGCTGGGCCGGGCGAGAGTGCCGGCGGTCCCCCGAGGAGTACCAAAAAACCTCCCAGCTCCCAGCGGACCACATCGACCGCGCGCTCCAAGATGGACAGCAAAACGCCGAAGGTTGCGGATCGAAAGCCGGTGGCGAAGAAGCAGCCGCAGGAAGCGAGCAAATCTTCTCCGACCACACCCAAGAAGACGCCCGTTGACCAGAAGCTTCTGAACGGAAGTGCCACGAAGGCGGAACAGGGCGAAACGGATGTCAGGCGGGTTGCCGGAACTAAGAGCGCGGCACCGGCGAAGAACCCGTCGGGCAAGGTGGGCAAGTTCAGCCCCAAGCCGACGCCGGCCAAGAGCGCCAAGGACGAAAACAATCGGAAGGTGCTCGAGGCACGCCAGCGACCGGCCGGCGTTGCCAAGCCCTCCGCGACTGCCCGTGGTGCGGACAAGAAGGAACTCGGAACGGCGACCAAGACGCAGGCCGAGCGGAAACCAATCTCTCGCCGACCGAAAGGGGCGGTCTCTTCGacggcagcatcggcagctTCCGGCGCCGGTAGTAGCCCGGTGAAGGGGAAGAAGGTGCTGAAGTCGGAGAAGGATGCCGTCATCCGGAAGGCAAAGCTGGACAAGAACGGAACGACCGACTCGAGCCTCGTGTCGACACCGAGCGCCGACGAAGGAGGGGTCACGAAGCGCGTCCTCgaggcggccggtggcgaagCGGCCGACGGAGGGGTCACCGTCGCGGCCGGGGGTGATCTGGAGGCGCTCAAGCAGCAACAGTTGGCCGAGCTGAAGGAAGAACAGGAAGCGGTTCGCGAAATCGAAGCCGTCTTTAACCGAGAGTCGGCCCAGAAGGCCCAAACGCTGCTGGCCGAGCACCGCGAGGTGCAGGACAGTGCGACGGAgccggaagaggaagaagagtATCTGATCATCGAGAAGGAGGAACAGTACACGGAGGACTCGATCAACGAGCTGGAGAGTAGCGCCACGAAGGAGGAAGAGATCCAGAAGCACCAGCGCGACTCGCAGGAATCGGAAAAGCGGAAGCGTGACAGTCTGGCGGAGGAGAaggaggacgacggcgacgacgagaagGAAGTGGAAGCGGAGGAAGTGGCGGGTGTGCTGGTGAGTGGCCAgacggccgccgtcgtgcAGATCTGCGAGGGTGCCGACACCAAGCAGGAAGAGGAAGGCGATGAAAAGGCGGTCCCGGAGGACCAACCGGAGGGCGAGGATGAGCAGATTGACCCCGAGGCGGCTGAGAAGGATGGCCAAGAGCGCGGGGAGAGCCTGTCGCCGAAGCACAAGCAAGACCTGGAGGAGGAAGTGCAGGAGATCATCGCTTCGGCCAAGGAGATCGCCAAGTCCAAGATGGAAACCTCGATGGACGGGCTGAAGACGGAGGAGATCTCGTCGATCAGTCCGGACGAGAAGATGAGCAGCACGAAGAAGACGAGCGACACGCGGGACGAGAACGAGCTGGAACTGGAACAGGCCGAAGGACCGAAGGAGCACCTCGAGCGACCGCACGAGAGCCACCACGAGGAGCGAGTGTCGGCCACGGTCGAGTCcggggcgacgacgacggccccgACGCTCCCGGAGGATGAGCGCATTCCGCTGGACGAGATCAAAGAGGATCTGGTGATCGAGGAGAAGCACGTCAAGGAGGAAACAAAGGAGACCGatgtggcggcggctgccgcggcTACGGGTCCCGCCACGGCAGCAGACTCGCCGTCGGCAGTGGCACCCTCTGAAAAAGCGGGACGGGACGCGACGGCCGGTTCACCTCCGGCGCAGGAACCGGTGGAACGACCGACGCCGGCCAAAATGCAGTTCTCGGCCCAACAGGCGCACATGCGCGACGTGGTCAAGACACCGGACGAGGTCGCTGACCTGCCCGTCCACGAGGAAGCGGACCTAGAGGAAGCCGACTACGGTGGCGACGAGAAGGACAAGACCAAGGAGAAGGACGATGAGAAGGACCGTGACACGGCGGAGAAAGAACCGGTAGAGGAGCCCATCGTTGCCGcgacgtcggcgacggcgacgatggcggccaCGAAAGAGACTGATGCAACGCAACACGAGAAGACTGatgaacagcagcagcagaagaggCAAGCGGAGAAGTCGGCGGAAAGTGATAAACCATGTGATACAGTGCAGGCCACCGATGGGaagccaccgtcaccgtcgccatcgccactcGACAAGGACGCCATCTTGAGGGACTTGGAGTCCCAGATCATCGCTCCAGATGCTCCGGTCCAGGAGAAGGCGCAGAAGTCCGAATCGGTTCAGCAGCTTAAGGCACAGGTCGAAGAGGAAGAACCGGAGCGTGGtgacccggttccggtggaggAAGAGGTGATCGTGGCGCAAAAGGTTGTACCGAAggtgccgtcgccgccacagACCGTGACGTCCGTGTTGGATGAGATCTGGCAGACACCGGAGAAGGCGGAAGAGAAGCTGGACGAGCTGAAGCAGCTGATCGACGATAAGGCCAAGGCTACGGCATCCGAGCTGGTGGCTCTGAAGGACACCATGGTGAAGACCGTGGCCGAGAGCAAGGACGAGGCGAAGGATGCGCTGGTGGACATTGGCCAGGAGGTGGAAGCGATGACCGCGGAAGCTGCTGGGGAAGTGGTGAaggccgccaccgaaaaggcCGACACGGTGATTGGGGAGTTGCAGTCCAAGGCCAAACAGCTGGACGACGAACTGAAGGTGACCGCCCAGAAGATGGACGAGAAACTGGAGAGCGCCGTGGCCGGCGCGTCGCATGTGGCCGCAAAGGCCGACGAGGCACTGGCCACGATCGTGGCCGAAACGAGCGAACTGGAACGGATGGCCCGTGATCTGAAGCAGGAAGTGGTGGCGCAGCTGGACGATACGAAGCAACAGCTGGAAGCGAACCTGGCGAAGGAAGTGGACAAGGTCCAGGAGAAGGCCAAATCGGGCATAAGCTCCTTCTTCGGGGGCATCACCGATGGGATCCGGAGTGGCATCGAGAAGGTGGCGGACAAGATGGAGACGAAGCTGAAGGACAAAACGGACCAGGTGGAAGCCAAGCTACAGCAGGTGACGGAGAAGGTTGAccaggtggtggccgccgcggaGCAGCCAAGCTACCAAGCGTTCGGATACGAGCGGAGCTACACGCAGGAACTGCGCGAAACGCACATCACGACCGTGGACTCGCCGATCGCGGAGGGTGACAAGCTGGCGGAGCTGAAGTCGCTGGTCAGCATCCCGCAGGACATCGACGAGGACAAGGAGCTGGAGGAGCTGGAGAACAAGAAAACGCTGGGAACGTTCGTGATCGAGGACGTCAAGTACAGTGCGTTCGAGGACGCGAACTTGCGCGAGATCaaggaggaagaggaagaggatcGCGTGTCGCCGCCGCAGGGCTCGGAAAAGCTGGGCACGGTCAGCACGATGCCGGCCCGTGCCCGCACTCCGGAGGACGTGGCGAAGATTGTGGCGAACGTGGCCGAGGTGCTGAAGTCAGACAAGGACCTGGAGGAGATCATTCCCGGGTTCGATCCGCAGGAACTGGAGCGGAAGCTGTCGCAGGGTGGACCCCGTGAGGAGGACGTCGGTACCGTCCAGCGGATGCTGGTGACGGCCAGCAGTGAGGACGGTGGCGAAGAGACGGTCATCTGTCCCGAGGGAACCATCACGTTCTCCAAATCGGcaacgccggaaccggagcgagTTTCGGGAACGACCACTCCCGAGATCAAGGTccacgaggaggaggaggacggcGAGGAGGCAGTGGAACCGGCGGCTACGAAAGCGACCAGTGAAGTGTCGGCAAAGTCGGTCGAAGAAAAGGCCAGTCCTCCGTCGTCTGGAAAATCGTCTCCGGATCTGAAAACATCCCCAACTTCGATCGAAGAGAAGGACAAACATGAGCTTCCGGAGAAGGTGGTTCCGTCCTCGGTGGTGGACGGCGCGAAAAAGACACCCGAGATCGCGACAGCCGTTGGTGACGTGCGGAAGGAATCGTTGGCGGACCAGTACGATCACATCGACGACACGCGGCGTGAGTCGGCCATCAGCACGTTCAGTGAGCGGGATTATACCAAGGACGAGAGCTCCATCGTCGACGAGTGCCGGGACTCTTCGCGAGCCCATTCCATCTCCAGTCACATCAGTGACCTGAAGGAGGACTCGGCGGATCTGAAGTCGGTGAATGACTTTTTGAAGGAATCGGAAGAAACGCTCACCACCGAAGTGTTTGCCGACGAAGGAAAGTCCAAGGAACTATCCAGCCCGGAGTCGGTCACCAGCCAGAGGACGGTCAGCGAGAAAGAGCCTCAGGGTAAGCCGAAACCGTCCGACGAAAAGGAAGTGGCGAAACAGTCCGAACCGAAGGGCGCGTCGAAGCCGGAATCTAAGGAACCATCTCGGCCGGAATCGGTCGCCAGTACGCCAGGGGACGATACCGCAGCGCCAGAGAAGAAGAAAGCAGGCTCTCGTCCGCCATCGGCGGCCGATGCCAAAGTGGACGCGAAAACGGAAGACAAAGAAGGTTCACGGCCAGCATCCGTCATCGATGGTAAGCCGGCATCGGAAAAGTCCGACACTTCTCGTCCTCAGTCGGTTATGAGTGACAAGGCTCCGTCCGATAAGTCGGCCGACCTCAAGGGAGAACCGGAAAAGGATGAAGTCAAATCGACAACTCCAGTTAAGGACGTTTCAGATCAGGACTTGAAGGTCGAACAAAAGGAAAGCTCACGGCCAACATCCGCAGCCAGTGAAAAAGACTCCTCACGTCCTCAATCAGCGATCGACGAGAAAGCTCCATCAGAGAAGTCAGTTGATCTGAAGGCTGAGTCCAAGGAAACTTCCCGTCCGCAGTCTGCGATCGACGAGAAAGCTCCGTCAGAGAAGTCACTTGATCTTAAAGCTGAATCGAAGGACGGTTCACGGCCAGCATCCGCAGCCAGTGAAAAGGACTCCTCACGTCCTCAATCAGCGATCGACGAGAAAGCTCCGTCAGAGttcgccgccggcagcaaGACACCGCCGACGGCGCCAATCAGTCCGAACGTCGGAGCGAAGGATGTTCCGGTCACTGGTTCCGTCGGAGGTTCCGTCGCTccgccgccggcgtcgtcggaggcgaaggcgaaagaCGATGTTTCTGGTATCTCAACACCTAAAGAGTCTGTACCATCCGGCAAGTCGAGCCCGGGGCTGATGTCCGTGCACACGGGTAGTACAGACAGTGCGTCCAAATCGCTCAACTTGGGCCACAGTTCAGGTGTTGAGACATCAGAGTCATCGCCGAAGCCCACGTCGCCCTTCCCGAAGGTAGTGGACGCCCTGAAGGTGGACGAAACGCGCACCACCTCCGGCATGAGCACCCCGGACATGACGCGCTCGTCGACGCCCGACATGGGCGACTCGCAGATCGAACGCATAGCGCCGTCGACCGCCGGTGACTCCCAGACCACGACGgtcaccaccacgaccaccaccaagaCGACGACCTACATCGTCCGGGACGGTGAGAAGATCGAGGTAGACTCCAGTGTCCACAGTGACACGGTCAGCGAAACCAAGCAGCAGGAGGTGGAGCCGGCCAAAGCTCCGTCCGTCGCGGTCCCGGGTCAGCTGACTCTGGCCAGCACGGAAGAGCGCAGTCTGACGGAGGATTACGACGAGAAGGACGTCCTTTCGCCCCGTTCGGATATCTCGTCCGGTCAGGCATCGCGCATTGTGGCCGGTTGGCACGACGAGGATGTACCCGGGTCGCCGATGAGCGTCACGTCGCAGGCACCGCTCTCGCCGAGCACCAAGTACACGTACGACTACGATCTGCAGCACTCGAGCTCGGGCGTGAGCAAGAAGTCGGAATTCGAGATCGACGACAGCCAGGATGACGTTCCGCCCCAGTACGGCAGCGAGGAGGTCAAGTCGGCCGTCCCCTATAAGCCCGATCCGATGAGCACTTCCTTTTACGGTCAGCTCCCGGACGTAACGCCAGCTGCCtccgccgccacggccacggccaccactcGCTCGATCCCGATTCCGATTGCGGCCGGCAAAGGGAAGGCGTACGTGGAGTACGCCTCGAGCGGGGACAGCGGCGGCGAGCACGTACCTACTGGACGCAAGTACCTGGACGAGGCCGATCTGGACTTTGAGAAAACGTTCCGCAAGACGGACGACCTCATGACCACGTCGATGCACTTTGCGAGCGAGAAGGAATtcatggcggcggccgtggccaccaccaaggCCGCTCCGGCCGCAAAGATCGAGATGGACTTTACATCCACGGGACTGCCGTCGTCCGTCACGACCACGGTGACGGCTCAGCAGAGTGTCACCGTGGCCCCGCCAGCCCCAGCCACAGCCCCTGCGCAAACACAATCGCCAGCAATGACGCAATCAGAACCGCTAACGCAATCAGTGGCCACCACGCAGCCGTCCTCGTCGGATGTGAAGGGCGTCCTGGACTCGTGGGGTAAGCCACTCGGTCTCCCGTCACCGGCCCCGTTGGCGGGCGAGGCGGACAACAAGACGACGCCGAAGAAGGAACGCCGGATGCTGATGAGCAAAACGCGGCTCAACAACGAGAAGAACCTGCGCCGTCGGGCCGAATCGCCGagcaaggccaagaagcacaGCCCCGTGTACGTGGACCTGTCGTACGTGCCGCACCACGGCAACTCGTACTACGCCAACGTCGAGTTCTTCAAGCGGGTCCGAGCCCGGTACTACGTGTTCTCCGGCACGGAACCGAGCCGGGAGGTGTACAACGCCCTGCTGGAGGCCAAACAAACCTGGGAAGATAAAGAACTAG AGGTAACTATCATCCCGACGTACGACACGGACGTACTGGGCTACTGGGTGTCGGAGAACGAGGAGCTGCTGGCCAAGTACCACATCGATCTGTCCCCTTCGGCGGCACGGTGTACCATCAACCTGCAGGACCACGAAACGTCCTGCTCGGCGTACCGGCTCGAGTTCTAG